The Coregonus clupeaformis isolate EN_2021a chromosome 13, ASM2061545v1, whole genome shotgun sequence genome includes a region encoding these proteins:
- the LOC121579362 gene encoding PRKR-interacting protein 1 homolog, which translates to MAVTKEQDGRPGKPPGKESQRLIIAKTPVEEQRLKLERLMRNPDKPAPIPDRPKEWNPRAPPEFVRDVMGSSAGAGSGEFHVYRHLRRREYQRQDFLDKMTEKQKMDLVYLDKVSDNQQAADERTAKRRKKREKLKQKKLMAKKAKQDANEGEDSEKSSSSSEEDDQEREAEDDAEAPSFVMGKR; encoded by the exons ATGGCGGTGACCAAGGAACAAGATGGGCGACCAGGGAAGCCGCCAGGAAAGGAATCTCAACGTTTGATTATAGCCAAAACTCCCGTAGAGGAGCAGCGCCTGAAGTTGGAGAGATTGATGAGAAACCCT GATAAACCTGCTCCTATCCCAGACCGACCGAAAGAATGGAACCCCCGGGCTCCTCCGGAGTTTGTGCGGGATGTGATGG GCTCCAGTGCAGGAGCTGGCAGTGGAGAGTTCCATGTGTACAGACACCTTCGCAGGCGAGAGTATCAGAGACAGGACTTCCTGGACAAGATGACTGAGAAG CAAAAGATGGATTTGGTCTATCTTGACAAGGTCTCAGATAACCAACAGGCAGCTGATGAAAGAACAGCCAAACGCAGGAAGAAAAG GGAAAAGCTGAAGCAGAAGAAGCTTATGGCAAAAAAAGCCAAGCAGGATGCCAACGAAGGTGAAG ATTCTGAGAAGTCCTCCTCCAGCAGTGAAGAGGACGACcaggagagagaggctgaggatgATGCGGAGGCGCCCAGCTTCGTCATGGGGAAGAGGTGA
- the LOC121578875 gene encoding uroplakin-3b, whose amino-acid sequence MSSGASYFRVGAQVVCEETNCYRVLPIGSTVRVKYVLVDSNSKTIRSETSWCPTSMSWSSIDEFIGKRSGGMVVITVISSCLLAVLLLLLGAVLLLDGFKYVLINPANKTVVAESVWSNNITLYSFVSLDYIPEILPYEASGRVTSSTIVLGQPLCYFNTLTQLKCSQSTCQVWAAIASGPGVNNFDIDKLEPVQIVSASPYPMAFSSQTNRMYFVTKLGRPKDFPCDQLPGIKYFRVGAAGNCTSTNCNGVLPPDSTVRVKYILIDPVSRGVVSESKWSYPISLTSMKSWSSIDEWIGKRSGGMVVITVISSCLLAVLLLLLGAVLLLDCLGSFRRGHDITT is encoded by the exons ATGTCCTCTGGAGCCTCCTACTTCAGAGTGGGGGCCCAAGTGGTCTGTGAGGAGACCAACTGCTATAGGGTCCTACCAATAGGCTCCACTGTCAG AGTAAAATACGTACTGGTGGACTCAAACAGCAAAACAATACGTTCTGAAACTAGCTGGTGCCCAACCT CGATGTCCTGGTCCTCCATAGATGAGTTTATAGGGAAGCGCTCTGGTGGAATGGTGGTCATCACAGTCATCTCTTCCTGTCTGCTGGCTGTCCTGCTACTACTGCTGGGAGCTGTGCTGCTGCTGGACGG ATTTAAGTATGTTCTCATCAACCCAGCGAACAAGACGGTTGTTGCGGAGTCTGTCTGGTCCAACAACATCACTCTTTACTCTT TTGTGTCTCTGGATTATATTCCTGAGATCCTCCCCTATGAGGCGAGCGGCAGGGTAACCAGCAGTACCATTGTGCTGGGCCAGCCTCTGTGCTACTTCAACACACTGACCCAGCTCAAATGCAGTCAAAGCACCTGTCAAGTATGGGCTGCCATCGCCTCTGGACCAG GCGTCAACAACTTTGACATTGACAAGCTGGAACCAGTACAGATCGTCAGTGCCTCTCCATACCCTATGGCCTTCAGCAGTCAGACTAATAGAATGTATTTCGTCACCAAATTGGGACGCCCTAAGGACTTCCCCTGTGACCAGTTGCCTGGCATCAAGTACTTCAGAGTAGGTGCGGCGGGAAACTGCACCAGCACCAACTGCAATGGGGTCCTACCTCCGGATTCCACTGTCAG GGTGAAGTACATCCTCATTGATCCAGTCTCCAGAGGCGTGGTCTCGGAGTCTAAATGGTCATATCCCATTTCTCTAACATCAA TGAAGTCCTGGTCCTCCATAGATGAGTGGATAGGGAAGCGCTCTGGTGGAATGGTGGTCATCACAGTCATCTCTTCCTGTCTGCTGGCTGTCCTGCTACTACTGCTGGGAGCTGTGCTGCTGCTGGACTG TTTGGGATCATTCCGTCGAGGCCATGACATCACCACTTGA